The window ACTAATTATTTAGGTGgtttaaatttggatttttAAGTTGAGAGCATAATGGTAATTTGCTTCATGACATTTTTGCAAATACATCAAAAAGAGAGAGTTGCGGTAGCATTTGGCGTTCGACGCGGTTTCCGACGAGAAGAGAAAGGCATTTTTTTAGGCCGTGATAGCATGAGCTTTCAAGCATTTGCAGTGGTGTGTTTCCGACGGGATCGGGTCACGGTTTTTTCGAGCTTCGACAACGTTTGGATACATTTGAAGACAAATTCCGATGGGTTTTGGTCTCTTTTTTGTCAGTTTTGACGGCTTTAGGTATCAGTTTCAGAGGTATTCGTGTCTCTCGTATTCTTGGTGTAGTTTGGGTTGACAGTATAGTTGGGTTATGAAAATGTAATTGTTTACTTTGCTTCTTTATTGCTTTGTGAATTGTATAATTTGTATATTGCTGGATTATTGTCGttctgtttttattttatactaCATAAATCATAATAGTTTTTATTCAAAATAACAGTAAAgatatttttaactattttcGAAAATTTAAGGAAAACTTAAAGGGcattttgaaaacttttaaATAGACATTATTTATAGTTTACCCTATTTGTAGCCTTTCAAGTTTGAAAATTGTTCTTGTTAACCATTTAACAGAGTTgactatatatgtgtgtgtgtaaataatatatgtttccagttgatttttattttataataatatgtttTATATTTAATGGAGATTGGATATGGAAAAATTAATGTAGATAGACAAAAGTGTCAGAAAATCTTTTCAAGATGTGTCAAAGTTTCagaatttattaataataaatataaacatGATTCTAtagatattttaatttgttatgttatattaaaaatatttatttattacgaGTAATATTCAACTCCAATAATCAATTACAAATTAGTGTTCAAATcacattttaatttaaaatcgtttaaaattttagattaaattgaTCGTTTATCGTAAATTTAGGTGTCAGTTAAGTTAAACTTCTGTTGTTGCTGATGATGAACAAATTTTTTTATCGACAATAGTTCTTATCTCACGCATACAAAATACTTTTAACAATTTATGTATTTAAGCGTATATTTTTTAGAGTAGACGAATAAAAATCATACGAACTTATAAATAGTTCCCATGAAAGTTTggaaaacataataaaaaattatattctatgAATGATAAAAATGGATAGACTTTCAGGAGTGTCTATCTATGCATCGATAGAAGCCTATATGTATATCATatgtataatttaaaattttgatatattttgtaattatttttaacaattttgttatttataataattttcatcGAGCAAAGACAAATACATCGAGTAGGAAAAGACTATTATCAAACACTAAAAATATTCAACGCAACAAGAACTTAATCGATGTATGTATTAGAGGTTATTATCAGTCTATCGAAGTCGGTTTTTTGACTAAACTGCCAACTGACTATGGTCAATTTTAATGAATGTTCATCAACTTCAACCATCaatgaatatttttaaaaaattaccgAATGAGACTTTTTGAAATCGACATTGATTGACCAACTTTGTTGGGTCACTCGGAGTTAAAAGCGGGTCCATGTTCAAATCTCACCCATTTATAccaaaaaataaactaaaataaatttaattgaaaaaactTAGAATTAGATGGTTGAATCTTTTATTATAAACTACAATCATACAATAAAGAAACCTTCACTTTATGAATTTTGGCATTCAACCTTTATTTTGTTAGATGTTGAATTTATAGGAACCAAATTTATTTAAACTATTAcaaaatttatgattttaacCAATAAAAGACTATAGTTTACAAATTGATACTGAGCTTTAATCTCAATaccaacaaaaaagaaaaacattaatGTAAAGATTTAGATTAGTTTGTGTTGTTTTGCaataattacaaatttaattccCAAATTTCACAAAGTTTAAGTATGATTACATAAATTATAACTCAATTAAAACTATCTATCGAATATAATCAATCATTTCAAGTTCgaagaaaaaatatgaaaattcatAAATTTTTACTGATCACCGATGCATTGGTAGATGAATAAATACTTGAAAGAAAAATCGCCCATATCTCGGCTTCATCACAAATTTCTGTCTTCCCGGCCTCTATTGATTTGTTCATCGGTTTGGGTCTCGTTGATCTGATCCTTGAATCGATTCATCTCTTCTGAATTCAGGGTGCTGCAGAATTTGAGCACGAAGTGTTTGATAATGCGCTACTCTTTCTcgtagaatattttctcttccAAGCGTTTCCAGCATTGCTGAAGAAGAATCAGGAGTAGAGAAACTCCAGACTTGCAATCTGCAGAGAGGGCAACTCGAATGATCACGGAACCAGGCATCGATACAAGAACTATGAAACGAATGATTACAATTTGGTAAGTTTTTAATCAATTCCCCTTCTTCGAATTCACCCAAACAAACAGCGCATTCCGTATTGAAACTTGTCGTTGATTCagattcttctttctttttgaacTGTGATATTGGTAGCAAACGAATCATCGAGGTCTCCAGTCCATGGGCATGGATTTGTAGTGAAGGATTGTTAGGGTTTTCCTCAAATTGAACCGCAGGTCGACCGGAAAACAGTTCATGAAGGACACGGCACAATTGTTTCAAAAGTCTATAGTTGCTCAACAGTAGGAAGATGACGCATACGATGACGATGGTCGAGATTGACCATGGACTCCAGCTAGAGTAATCAGGCACCGGAGATGGCGGCGGCGGACTCGATGGCATGTAAGATAATAGATTCGTGGATGAGACGAGAGCATTTGAAGAAATAAAAGTTGGTGAAGGGTTTCGATGGTTATTGTTTTTTGTCTATAAATAAGATGAATAGGGAATCTCGCACCTGAATTTCTCCGTCAAAAAGCCGATTAAAATTGAATTTAGATGATACCCAAGTAGAAACGAATAAAGATATCGAATACTAGTTATTGTATTTAGATAATAATGCAAGAAGTTAAAAGTTTGTTGTCACTGTTTGTTGTCATTTTTTTCTGCtgtgaggaaaaagaaaattgaagttGAGATTGATTAGAATGATGGCCGATGAAGTTAATTTTTGATGTaattaaaacttcaaatctcGTCAATAAAACTACTATCAAGTCATTTTTTACACTGCCAACTCCAGATCAATCTTGAATTTGTACAATGGTGGTCACTGAATTTTCTGTCTCTTGGCTGCTAGAATCTGAGTGTGGTTAACATTTGGAGCCATCATCAAGGCGCTGTTGATGCAAGAACCAGAAGGACCATTTGTGAAACTCAACGTAGAGGAAGCTGAACAAATTTGAGAAGACCCACGGGACGACATTTCAGCGTGTAAAAGAGAATGGAGAGGCTTTGGAGAAGAGCTGCTGGCTTTTGAAGAAGGATTTTGATTGATATTTTTAGTGTTGCAGCCGTTCACTAGAAGAGGGGGAATCTTGAAAGTTTGCAATGGCGGAGGATTACGCCATTGTGGAAGAGGCCCAGCAACGAGAAGTGTCTGAAGTAAAGGACCGGCCTCTGTAACAGCTTGCAGGAGCTTCCCTTTCTGAGGTAATGCTCTTCCCTTAGCAAGATTATCGATCACTGCAGAGAATGGATCGGTCTTTTCTGTTTTTGGAGTGTCAAGTCCTGTTGCCAGAGGAGGTTGAGGGGCATTATTATACTCTGAGACAAAGGGCTGATTTACAAAACTTATTTTGCTTGAATCGGCCATGTTTGCAGTGGAGAAATCGGGTGATGAAACTCCATCGAAGAACGAATCTGCTGGTGAAGAACCATATGAATGATGATTATAAGTTTCATAGAGACTATTTGATTCTGTGATGCTTGAATTTGCTTTTGTAGGTATGTTGAGAGGGCTTTCAGGTTGGAAATGAAGCAGAGCTGGTAATTCAGTTGCAGTAGTTGGCATTATCTTGTTCATCAGTTTTTGCAGTTGATCTCTTGCTTCATCTCTTTCTTCGTATGCTGCCTGCAGTAGAAGAAGTAAGCTCTTCACTTTCTCTTTGTTCTTAATACTTTCTTCGCTTGCTTCCATTTTTAGTGACTCAAGTTCAAAAGTCTTCTGTAGGAGTTTCTGCTTCAAATCCTCCACGTTCTGCCAATTGAAAATTAGTTTTGTTAGCATAAGCAGAACAGAAGATTTGCTTTAAAGATATAGAAAATCCTCTTCTGCGTTTACTTTCTtcaagagagagaaaaagtgGGAAGATAATGATAAACTATTGGAGAATCAGGATGAGGTTATAGAATGCCAAGAAGACACTTGGAAATCCGAAGTCCATTGTCAAATAGTGCTGCAAATTAGGTACTATTAATCAATGTCTTTGGAATAACATATAGAATAATTCTCATCAAAACCGACGACATATTCTTTTCCATTTGCAACCAAACATGCTCAGATCAAAAAAGTCAGCACACAGGTCGTGAACAGCACAAACACTGTTACTCCCAATCCCTTGCCTTCTGCTACTTAGGAACAAGACAAATAGAACATTTGTAGTTCATTTCCTCCCACCAAAGAATAAAGAAAACCAAAAGATCTAGCTTGGTATATGCATTATGATATAAGATATCATTACAACACCAAACTTCAGTGAACTTAATCGATCATTTTCcattaaaaaatttgaattctTAAAGAAAACAGAGAATGAGGGAGATCATGGGAAGATCAAACAAACAATCATTGTAAGGAAAAGCCCCTTCTAGTTGAAACACCCAAAATTGAGAAGACCCAGAAGAAGAAATGAACTGAACTAACTCTGGGGACATGAAAAGGGAGAGAATAAGAGAGACCCACCTCCTGAAATCTCCATAAACTGCCCAAATCCTCCATAGTTGTTTCTACTGCTTGCCTAATATGAAGGGAGGAAGGGAGAAAAGTATAGAGGGGAGTTTAAGAAAGAAAGTTGAACCCTGAGACATTTATAAATTGATGTGAATGATAGGACAGGTATAagctagagagagagagaaatgggtttttttttttctctctcacaAAGTTCCAGAGAAAGGCAGTCGACATCAAGAAAGAAATTagtagaaaaatgaaaaaaaaaaaaaaaaaaaaaaaaagtggggGGAGGGTCAAGTATAGAAAGAAATGAATTTCCAAATTCTACGCCCGAGAGGAAGGGCGTATTGAATTCCATTATAAACCACTTCTTTCTCTTTGCTCAAAAATGGAAACAGAGGACTCTCTTTCTCTCACATGAAGGTCAAGCAGTAAAGACCGGTTAGATTTCCCTTATTTAAATTCTTATCGCTACAGTACAAATACAAAATGCCTACCTTTTCTAAGCTTAGACTCTAAATAAAGATTTAAAATCCCAAATTATCtccttttaaattttaatttcccCCGGCGGCTCTCCTTCTCTCTCTCCTGCAACATTTTAATTTGTACAAAGGGGTTTTACTTGTTGGAGAAATGGGCCCATGGAAGCCCATATTTCATCCATTTCTGTGGTGTCTAACAATATGGATCCAAGTAATCAGTAGAAAATTGGAATATTACAACTTTTAATTCACTTTGAAAAAGGGTTTCTTGTTgggttaaattttaaattcaattactgATTGTTtagtctttaaattttaaagatgGTGTGTGAAATATTCAATATCTAAACTTTTGAAATAGTCTAATAGGTTATTGTCAGTTTTCtattctatagttattttaactTTATAAAATGTTTAATAAGTGTTTAATAAAgtgttaatttaaaattatgtcCTATATTGGTCTACTAAATACAACATTTTAAGTTAGGgatttttttagataaaatttaaatttatatctaattgattaattggtttttaaaaatcttaaatatgatttactagagGTTGCCTAAAAAAAGGAATATATTGGACATAAAATGGATAAAATCAGTATCTGTTATTCAACCAAATCTACGTGTATGTATAGTTCAATTGTtcaacaaataatttttttatgtttataatTGAAATATATTGATGTCAATGTGGATGTATCAAGACTTCAATTCCAGTAAAGCAAATAATTTGAATCAACAATTAAGTTTTTGAGCAAATATATTTTATGTTGGTGAACTTTATGGTTATATGAATTTAGATCCTAAACTAATAATTGTGttaatttaaactttgaattTTAGAGTTTGTTTCAATTTTAGACCCAACCTAATAGTTGTACCAATTTAAATCATTGAATTTAATTTAAGCCATGAACTTTCATGAATGTATCAATTTATACCCCTAACCTTCCTAAGTATatccaaataaaacataatCGAGGGTTTAAAATTATACAATTGTGTAAATTCAAGGTTTAGATTGATACACTTATAAAAGTTCAAgctaaattgatacaattactagtttgaagtttaaattaatacaatatggtttaaattgatacaattattagtttaatgtttaaattgatatacaTTCTAAAGTTTAGGGTTGAAATTTATACTTccttcaagtttttttttttaaactatgtaaatcttattatttgtatttatattttatattgacaacTAAGGCTAGATCAAAACCGAGATAGGATCATATCGAGTTAAGTGAGGGAGTTTGACAATCTGCAACCTCGTCCAATGAGTCTGAGGAGCCTTTTGGCTTGATGGGCCTAAGTTAGTCCTTcgccaacttccttgacctttgATCTGAAGGTTGAGGTCGATCTCACCTCCTTACCTTCAAATTTGAGGGTTTAGGAACCTAATTTTCGCCCAAGGCGTGTTTGTCACTCCCATGAGCCCAATAGTCATTATACAGGGTTCAATCAAATTTTCATATAATTGAATTTTCAAAGTGAACAAGAGAAACTTTAGTCAGCTTTCTCTATAAATACATCATGAATCTTGCCCTCAAATTTTCTAGCTTTCACATTTTTTCACTTCGACTTAAACATTAAGAAatcaatacatacatatatatatttatatatatttttcttttgcaagCTATAGGCTTTTTTCACCAAACAAATTTACAGTTGTTATGTGAGGTTAGGCTTGCTTGTGTTTTCTCTTTTGGGATTTCGGTATCAACACTATTTATAGCAAATACTTTAATAATTGTGTTTATGTCAATGGAATATTTTAGAAAGTGATAAAGAGAGAGGGAGAGCACTCCCTATTTTGAAACAAttacatttgttttttttttgcccTTTCAAATAAAAAGTGCAACTCTTTGTTATTTTACGTTACATGACACAAAGTGTCCAAAAAAGAGGAGACCAAAATCGCTTTTACCTCCCTAGTTTCCTAACAGCTAACGACTTTACCTGTCGACAAATCCTTGGAATATCGTGGAAattattacaatatatatatatatacacactcaCAACTCACTAACATAGACTCTTCACATAGACAATCAATATTAAACTAGACCAGACTTTtccattttattaattttttcccCCCTCCTCCTCATGACCGAATCATTATTTGACTTCCACAGTCTACAAACTGAACGTTAcgtataaataatatatgaattaataatataatcatattaatttcaaaataagtcCAAATCATAACAACAAGGGTGGGGTTAGGAAGGACTTAGGAGGGGATTAATTAGCAAAGAGGTCCAGGGTGGAGTGCAAATTCACATGGAGAGTTTGGTAGGTGTCTGTCTGACAGGGGGGGGGCCACTGGGAAGATGACACGTGGACAAATGTCCAATTCGGCGTCGCCCTCACGTACTTACGTGGCACCGGAGTTGTGCATGATTCGGAGAACCtgttttttctttactttactTTACCGTCCGATGTGGCACATGCAATTGCCAATTAATCGTGCTACGCACGTGGCTATTCCTAGCTTGCACGTGACTCTCCCCTATTAATTTTTTGGTTGAATTATAATTAAGGATGATATTAAGTATGAATTAATCGGTGTATTTGTCCTATGCTAATTCTCTCTCAATAACCGCCCTACTCTAGACATGTGTTTCTTTTCTGACTTTACTTTTATatgttccttttcttttcttttcttttcttttcttttaggttAAATTACCCTTTTTGGGTCCAACACTATATTTGTTAAaaccaaaaatatatttacGTAGTCATGGTGTAATTTTAGATTatgtcccccccccccccctcctcTCCTCTAAGTAGACAAAATGTGTGGTTCATGGTGATGGGAAGTGATATGATATATGATAATTGCTTGATGAggtttttaattaaattgatcaATAATTTAAATTCGAACATAACTCAGATTGGTATAGAATACCTTTGATAAGAAATCATTGACATACTAAATGAGAAATGGTTGGGAGCGTGTTGATTCTTTCTTTGGTACTTGGgttttaaaaagaagaagaaggagaagaagagagatGAGGGGAGAGAGGGCAGTTCGCTGTAAAATAGGGAAAACGTGTGAAGAGATTCTTAAAACATTGTTGTTTTAATAAAGAgatatacatacttcaatccaTGGTGGTTGTTTACTTATGAATTAATGTTTTTCTTCATACCCCAAATATTTGTCATCTGCTTAGCTGATTCTTTCATGTGTGTAAACTGgttaagataaaataaaatgaaataattattaattttggcATCCAACTACCATATCTATGTAACACATTTCATTAATTCATGGGCCATAAATAATTTAATCTTTCTATTAAATCCATACAAATCTCAAATTCACTTTCcccaatatttttctttaaccTTAAGATGTAGAATGGAGAggataaataaacaaatattataAGACATAAAAGTTTACGCCTTaaacaaaactaattttttattttcttcttaatGATTGAAAGTGTTGGTTGATTTGACTTAATTAGCTAGATGTGtttttaaatgataaataataatttcataTCAATTTGAGtgatttttctaattttcttttttgcaatttaaaataagATTTAAGATGGACCACATATCTTTAAAAATCTAGCTGTGGAAATAATTATCATTTATTTGTAAGAAATGGTTGTGAGGGGATGGATTCAACTTATAGTATTACTAAAGCTCATTTTTTTTTACCCAAATtataaaacttttatttttagtttaattttacaTCATTCTATTTATAATTTCATCTATATATCATACATACAAAATTAACTAAACCTTaatttttacaaatataataaaacacaCTACCTCTGTAACAAAAAgcaaaaatttagaaaatcGACATTATAATTTCCATATTTATCATTAACTATTGCAAACGATTTATCACTTcactttatttttcttatttgcgATTTATTTATCTTCTCTTCGTAGATTTCTTCACATCctcttttatgttttttttaaacgatttattcttctgtttaaattttctattttatcttcaccattttttgcaatttttcttttgcgATTTATTCGTATACCATTTGTTGAGACTGTAGAACtcgatcgtttagaagaagattactcatGCGCGCATATGACTGATTAATCGCGTATTGACTTggatatcttttatattttccaCTGTAGGCGCGtatgttttttccatttttagaattattttatacaacgtaaatattttaccggtttgttatattttttaaaaaatctcttaactaaaataaaaaattacaatttaattcaatttagttgttttttttttttgtaaaacaaCCCTTATAGTCTTATAATATTGTACGTGTACGACCTTTCTCTATAGAGATTAAAAATGTCATCCTCACATCTTTAGTTGTTATACTAAAAAGATAAAGATGTGTATATGTCTTATactagaaagaaaaaacaaagatgATTATTAGTTAGAATGTTAATTTTAGTAAAGATGGTTTGATTATTTTATATGTAAATCCAAAATATTagaataggttttttttttttttttaataaaaaaaatgatggctaaaataaaataaacaaaaaggaTGGGAATTATATCTATCAAATATCAATTAAAATTGAATGATTACTGATAGAATAATCAAAGGGGAAAGGCCCCTAATTTTTAAGAGAGAATGCCCACAAAAATAGAAAGAAGATGATTGCGACAAATGGTAGTCATAATTTAACCGACGAACAATACTCCAGTAAAAGCCTCGAAGCAAAAGACTTGGACAACAAAATTCACTGGTAATCATCATTTCGGAGCTTGGGTTAATTGGGTTTGTCGAGACGGAAAAGTGGTCTATTCAATAAGGAAACTTGACACGTAAATTTCTCGAAACCCCATTGTAAAACCTTTTTTGAGTTTGGTTGTTATTTGAGTGATTATAACTTAGAATTGTTGGTTCGT is drawn from Cucumis melo cultivar AY chromosome 11, USDA_Cmelo_AY_1.0, whole genome shotgun sequence and contains these coding sequences:
- the LOC103490579 gene encoding RING-H2 finger protein ATL66-like is translated as MPSSPPPPSPVPDYSSWSPWSISTIVIVCVIFLLLSNYRLLKQLCRVLHELFSGRPAVQFEENPNNPSLQIHAHGLETSMIRLLPISQFKKKEESESTTSFNTECAVCLGEFEEGELIKNLPNCNHSFHSSCIDAWFRDHSSCPLCRLQVWSFSTPDSSSAMLETLGRENILRERVAHYQTLRAQILQHPEFRRDESIQGSDQRDPNR
- the LOC103490578 gene encoding uncharacterized protein LOC103490578; this encodes MEDLGSLWRFQENVEDLKQKLLQKTFELESLKMEASEESIKNKEKVKSLLLLLQAAYEERDEARDQLQKLMNKIMPTTATELPALLHFQPESPLNIPTKANSSITESNSLYETYNHHSYGSSPADSFFDGVSSPDFSTANMADSSKISFVNQPFVSEYNNAPQPPLATGLDTPKTEKTDPFSAVIDNLAKGRALPQKGKLLQAVTEAGPLLQTLLVAGPLPQWRNPPPLQTFKIPPLLVNGCNTKNINQNPSSKASSSSPKPLHSLLHAEMSSRGSSQICSASSTLSFTNGPSGSCINSALMMAPNVNHTQILAAKRQKIQ